A region from the Polaribacter sp. Hel1_33_78 genome encodes:
- a CDS encoding T9SS type A sorting domain-containing protein produces the protein MTLYPNPTSRNFSLSNEVLEVSIYNITGKQVKKYTKKVVQSNSYLVSDLTTGIYFVRIRKTNNQLFTKKLSIN, from the coding sequence ATAACACTTTATCCAAATCCAACTTCTAGAAACTTCTCTCTCTCTAATGAAGTTTTAGAGGTAAGTATTTATAATATTACAGGGAAACAAGTAAAAAAATACACTAAGAAAGTAGTGCAAAGCAACTCCTATTTGGTGTCCGATTTAACTACAGGTATTTATTTTGTGCGTATTAGAAAAACGAATAACCAACTATTTACAAAAAAGTTAAGTATCAATTAG
- a CDS encoding serine hydrolase: MTVAKPPLSSLIKEEPPLSIEHYSENLTKNVRHKLDLLLKRINKRHDFNGAVLVAKNEKILYSNQIGIADFKKKAPLKKESVFQLASVSKQFTAAAIMLLNERKKVRLTDTVNRYFPDFPFKNVTIKNLLNHTAGLPKYFWVAEHKWLKEKAPTNSEMMTFLESSDVQRYFKSGRNFDYSNTGYFVLASIVEKVSGTSFSSFLKSNIFEPLQMKHSYVYSFENDSIKEDQLDGYRLHRGWRHLKIKGTVNDAIVGDKNVYTTAEDLFKWTHGLNTGRLLTKESLALMYSKGETIYGREVPYGFGFRIDTKREKSIYHHGKWNGFSTGLTKYLEDDLVVIVLEHTSYNATKSLTKKIKKIVTENFVL; encoded by the coding sequence TTGACAGTAGCTAAACCGCCTTTATCATCGCTAATAAAAGAGGAACCCCCTCTTTCCATAGAACACTATTCTGAAAATCTTACAAAAAATGTACGCCATAAATTAGATTTATTATTAAAACGCATCAATAAAAGGCACGATTTTAATGGAGCAGTATTAGTGGCAAAGAATGAAAAAATATTGTACAGCAATCAAATAGGTATTGCAGATTTTAAAAAGAAAGCTCCCTTAAAAAAAGAATCCGTATTTCAATTAGCTTCTGTAAGTAAGCAATTTACTGCAGCCGCCATTATGCTTTTAAATGAGCGTAAAAAAGTGAGACTGACCGATACTGTCAATAGGTATTTTCCAGATTTTCCTTTTAAGAATGTGACGATTAAAAACCTTTTAAATCATACTGCAGGATTGCCTAAATATTTTTGGGTAGCAGAGCATAAATGGTTGAAAGAAAAGGCTCCTACAAATAGTGAAATGATGACGTTTTTAGAGTCAAGCGATGTGCAACGATATTTTAAATCAGGCCGTAATTTTGATTATTCGAATACAGGCTATTTTGTGCTAGCTTCTATTGTTGAAAAAGTTTCTGGTACTTCCTTTAGTTCTTTTTTAAAAAGCAATATTTTTGAACCGTTACAAATGAAACATTCATATGTATACAGTTTTGAAAATGATAGTATCAAAGAAGATCAATTAGATGGCTACCGACTGCATAGAGGATGGAGACATTTAAAAATAAAAGGTACCGTAAATGACGCGATTGTTGGTGACAAAAATGTGTATACTACTGCAGAGGATTTGTTTAAATGGACTCATGGATTAAATACAGGAAGACTTCTAACTAAAGAGTCGTTAGCGCTTATGTATTCAAAAGGAGAAACAATTTACGGAAGAGAAGTACCCTATGGCTTCGGTTTTAGAATTGATACTAAACGAGAAAAAAGCATTTATCATCATGGTAAATGGAACGGTTTTAGCACAGGGCTTACAAAATATTTGGAAGATGACTTGGTTGTAATTGTGCTAGAACACACCAGTTATAACGCTACGAAATCACTTACAAAAAAAATAAAAAAAATTGTTACTGAAAACTTCGTTTTGTAA
- a CDS encoding lactoylglutathione lyase family protein yields the protein MTEIKYPKSFSHIGITVPDIHKAVAFYQDIMGWYVIMPPSAVKKENDTAIGQMCIDVFGENWEEFEIAHMSTSEGIGIELFSFPHGKKEAPEFNPFNTGLFHFCVQDPDIENLTKRIVAAGGKQRMPIREYYPNEKPYKMVYVEDPFGIVFEIYTHSYELTYSSGAYQK from the coding sequence ATGACAGAAATAAAATACCCTAAATCATTTTCACACATAGGAATAACTGTTCCCGATATACACAAAGCTGTAGCGTTTTATCAGGATATAATGGGATGGTATGTGATAATGCCACCCTCTGCGGTAAAAAAAGAAAATGATACAGCCATTGGACAAATGTGTATTGATGTTTTTGGAGAGAATTGGGAAGAATTCGAAATCGCGCATATGTCAACGTCTGAGGGAATTGGCATTGAGCTTTTTTCGTTCCCACATGGCAAAAAAGAAGCCCCAGAATTCAACCCTTTCAACACAGGGCTTTTCCACTTCTGTGTGCAAGACCCAGACATCGAAAATTTGACTAAAAGAATAGTAGCAGCAGGCGGCAAACAGAGAATGCCCATACGGGAATATTATCCTAATGAAAAGCCCTATAAAATGGTTTATGTGGAAGATCCATTTGGTATCGTATTTGAAATTTATACACATAGCTACGAATTGACATATTCATCAGGTGCATACCAGAAATAA